Proteins from one Triticum aestivum cultivar Chinese Spring chromosome 7A, IWGSC CS RefSeq v2.1, whole genome shotgun sequence genomic window:
- the LOC123150458 gene encoding aspartyl protease AED1-like encodes MASPLFLCILLVVFGSYLSTISAVGNGKQSFVVVSTRSFQTQDVCSTSRSTVAPRPNGAAVPLVHRHGPCAKSPSTDKPSSFVEALRRSRVRADYVMSTMQMQDQEEGEVSIPAHLGTFVDSQEYVVTLGLGTPAVEQVLLLDTGSDLSWVQCAPCNSSDCYLQKDPLFDPRKSSTYAPIPCGSDVCKILQSDHHLNNGCSMNGNGTQSQCGYRVEYGGGSKTSGVYSNEALTLAPGVIIKDFHFGCGYKQGGPNDKFDGLLGLGRAPESLPVQTSALYGGSFSHCLPSVSSGTGFLALGAPSNTSGFSFTPMTHFMDDATSYLVKLTGISVGGKQLRIPRKVFEGGLIVDCGNIISHLPTTPYAKLQSAFRGAMAAYPLIPSDDGDTCYNFTGYSNVTVPKVALTFTGGVTVDLDVPNGLLLDGCLAFAESGPDDYVGFLGNVQMRTLEMLYDVWGGRLGFRAAAC; translated from the exons ATGGCTTCTCCCTTGTTCTTGTGCATCCTCCTGGTCGTATTTGGCAGCTACCTTTCCACCATTTCTGCTGTAGGCAACGGTAAGCAAAGCTTCGTTGTGGTGTCAACCAGGTCATTTCAGACACAAGATGTTTGCTCCACCTCCAGATCCACAG TGGCGCCGCGGCCAAACGGCGCCGCTGTGCCGCTGGTGCACAGGCACGGACCCTGCGCCAAGTCGCCGTCCACCGACAAGCCATCATCTTTCGTCGAGGCGCTTCGCAGAAGCCGCGTCCGCGCAGACTACGTCATGAGCACCATGCAGATGCAGGACCAGGAGGAGGGCGAGGTAAGCATCCCGGCGCATCTGGGCACCTTCGTGGACTCGCAGGAGTACGTGGTGACGTTGGGTCTGGGCACGCCGGCCGTGGAGCAGGTCCTCCTCCTGGACACCGGCAGCGACTTGTCGTGGGTGCAGTGCGCGCCATGCAACTCCAGCGACTGCTACCTTCAGAAGGATCCCTTGTTCGACCCGCGCAAGTCCTCCACCTATGCTCCCATTCCCTGCGGCTCTGACGTCTGCAAGATCCTCCAGTCCGATCACCACTTGAACAATGGCTGCAGCATGAACGGCAATGGCACCCAGTCCCAGTGCGGGTATCGAGTCGAGTACGGAGGAGGGTCAAAGACCAGCGGCGTGTACAGCAACGAGGCGCTCACGTTGGCGCCCGGCGTCATCATCAAGGACTTCCATTTCGGCTGCGGGTACAAGCAGGGTGGCCCCAACGACAAGTTCGACGGCCTGCTCGGGCTTGGCCGCGCGCCCGAGTCGCTCCCGGTTCAGACCTCCGCGCTCTACGGCGGCTCTTTCTCCCACTGTCTCCCGTCGGTGAGCAGCGGCACCGGGTTCCTCGCCCTCGGCGCGCCCAGCAACACCTCGGGCTTCTCGTTCACGCCCATGACCCACTTCATGGATGACGCCACCTCCTACCTGGTGAAGCTCACCGGCATCAGCGTTGGCGGGAAGCAGCTCCGCATCCCACGAAAGGTGTTCGAGGGGGGCCTGATCGTGGACTGCGGCAATATCATCTCACATCTGCCAACGACGCCCTACGCGAAACTGCAGTCCGCGTTCCGGGGGGCCATGGCGGCTTACCCGCTCATCCCGAGCGACGACGGCGACACATGCTACAACTTCACCGGATACAGCAACGTCACCGTGCCAAAGGTCGCTCTCACCTTCACCGGCGGTGTCACGGTTGACCTCGATGTCCCCAACGGGCTTCTGTTGGATGGTTGTCTGGCCTTCGCCGAGTCTGGGCCAGATGATTATGTCGGGTTCCTCGGCAATGTCCAAATGAGAACGTTGGAGATGCTGTACGACGTTTGGGGTGGTAGACTCGGATTCCGGGCAGCTGCCTGCTGA